The Hevea brasiliensis isolate MT/VB/25A 57/8 chromosome 1, ASM3005281v1, whole genome shotgun sequence genome has a window encoding:
- the LOC110638870 gene encoding cytochrome P450 81Q32-like — MEEAMLYAIVITLILVVALKLMLQTRRQRRNLPPSPPSLPIIGHLHLLKQPIHQSLNNLSQKYGPIMSLRLGSRPAIVVSSPSAVEECFTKNDIVLANRPDFSMGRYLNYNNTTLGAARYGDHWRNLRRVCTVEILSSARLNQFRSIRNEEVNALLGRLHRVSSQGFAKVELRSLFFDLTANIIMRMIAGKRYYGEEVKESCREEADKFREIIEKFFAYIEVTPLGDLFPILQWIDYYGFIKKLVRLGEKIDSFLQELIEEHRVDKDRNTMINHLLALQESQPQYYTDEIIKGLILVTLAGGTETSSTALEWAMSNLLNNPNVLKKAKEEINTQIGEERLIDESDLPKLNYLQSIISENLRLCPVAPLLVPHLSSDDCTIGGFHVPSNTIVFVNVWAIQRDHNLWDDPTSFKPERFENGKAEAFQFLPFGLGRRACPGEGLANRTMGLTLGSLIQCFEWERVDGKEIDMAEKTRITMSKVKPLEVLCSSRPILPKVLS; from the exons ATGGAAGAAGCAATGCTCTACGCAATTGTCATCACTTTGATTCTAGTTGTGGCTTTGAAGTTGATGCTACAAACAAGAAGACAGCGCCGAAACCTTCCACCAAGTCCACCTTCTCTTCCAATCATAGGCCATCTCCATCTCCTGAAACAACCCATCCATCAATCTCTCAACAATCTCTCCCAAAAGTATGGTCCCATCATGTCTCTCCGCCTTGGTTCACGTCCTGCAATAGTCGTCTCATCACCGTCAGCTGTCGAAGAATGCTTCACCAAGAACGATATTGTTCTCGCCAACCGCCCTGATTTCTCCATGGGCAGGTACTTAAACTACAACAACACCACTCTTGGTGCTGCAAGATACGGCGATCATTGGCGCAACCTCCGTAGAGTATGCACCGTTGAAATCCTATCATCCGCTCGTCTCAACCAGTTTCGAAGCATCCGAAATGAAGAAGTCAATGCATTACTTGGTAGACTTCATCGAGTTTCTTCCCAGGGCTTTGCCAAGGTAGAGTTGAGATCACTCTTTTTCGACCTGACTGCTAACATAATAATGAGAATGATTGCTGGGAAGCGTTACTATGGCGAAGAAGTGAAAGAATCATGCAGAGAGGAGGCGGACAAGTTTAGGGAGATAATAGAGAAGTTCTTTGCATATATTGAGGTTACACCTCTAGGTGATTTGTTTCCTATCCTACAGTGGATTGATTATTATGGATTTATAAAGAAGCTGGTTAGGCTTGGCGAAAAGATTGACTCATTCTTGCAAGAACTGATTGAAGAGCATCGAGTTGATAAGGATAGAAATACGATGATAAATCACTTGCTTGCTCTACAGGAATCTCAGCCACAATACTATACAGATGAAATAATCAAAGGCCTGATTCTG GTTACGTTGGCTGGTGGAACAGAAACCTCATCTACGGCTTTAGAATGGGCAATGTCAAATTTGCTCAACAATCCAAATGTTTTAAAGAAGGCTAAAGAAGAGATAAACACTCAGATTGGTGAAGAACGATTGATAGATGAATCAGATTTGCCAAAACTAAACTATCTTCAAAGCATCATCTCAGAGAACTTGAGATTGTGTCCAGTTGCTCCACTCCTAGTGCCACACTTGTCATCTGATGATTGCACCATTGGGGGATTCCATGTGCCCTCCAATACAATAGTATTTGTAAACGTTTGGGCCATTCAAAGAGATCATAACTTGTGGGACGACCCAACAAGTTTTAAGCCAGAGAGATTTGAGAATGGGAAGGCAGAAGCATTCCAGTTCTTGCCTTTTGGGTTGGGAAGGAGAGCTTGTCCTGGAGAAGGCTTGGCAAATAGAACAATGGGCTTGACTTTGGGTTCGTTGATTCAATGCTTTGAATGGGAAAGGGTTGATGGTAAGGAGATTGATATGGCTGAGAAGACAAGAATCACTATGTCCAAAGTTAAACCCTTGGAGGTCTTGTGTTCATCTCGTCCAATTCTTCCCAAGGTTCTCTCTTAA